A genomic window from Sanguibacter antarcticus includes:
- the thiO gene encoding glycine oxidase ThiO yields MRALTVSTPPPATTVSDVLVLGGGIIGAVASWRAACLGLSVTCLDPSPGSGATWAAAGMLAPVTEASFGEPDLTALCVDSARRWPAFAAELEHASGLDVGLAESGTLTVSYDQGDAQEAGRLHALHGMLGLASERLTLAEARVREPFLGSRLSAAYWVSGDHQVDPRATHRALMSIIDGRPGTRSRVVRSAAVRLVRSPAGEVVGAVDATGATHAAGLVVLAAGADSPGLLGAVPEVVVPTRAVRGQTIRLDSRGVPEFGLQHVVRGTVQMRPVYVVPRPGGEVVVGATSEERTDHRTPAGSVYALLRDARALVPGVDELDFREVTTGLRPGTPDNVPIIGQTDVPGLAVATGHYRNGVLLAPLTAAAIDALLSGDDALTSALPAALASADPRRFSCVGAHA; encoded by the coding sequence TGGCATCATCGGCGCAGTCGCCTCGTGGCGCGCCGCCTGCCTCGGCCTGTCCGTCACGTGCCTCGACCCGTCACCGGGCTCGGGCGCGACGTGGGCTGCCGCGGGGATGCTCGCCCCGGTCACCGAAGCCAGCTTCGGCGAGCCGGACCTCACTGCCTTGTGCGTCGACTCGGCTCGCCGCTGGCCCGCGTTCGCCGCCGAGCTGGAGCACGCCTCGGGGCTCGACGTCGGGCTCGCGGAGAGCGGCACCCTCACCGTGTCGTACGACCAGGGCGACGCCCAGGAGGCGGGGCGCCTGCACGCGCTCCACGGCATGCTGGGTCTCGCGTCCGAACGGCTGACGCTCGCGGAGGCCCGCGTGCGCGAGCCGTTCCTCGGCAGCAGGCTCTCCGCTGCGTACTGGGTCAGCGGCGACCACCAGGTCGATCCTCGTGCGACGCACCGTGCGCTCATGTCGATCATCGACGGGCGCCCAGGGACCCGGTCGCGGGTGGTGCGCTCGGCGGCGGTACGCCTCGTGCGGTCGCCGGCCGGCGAGGTCGTCGGGGCCGTGGACGCGACGGGCGCGACCCACGCCGCAGGGCTCGTCGTCCTCGCTGCTGGCGCTGACTCTCCCGGGCTCCTCGGAGCGGTGCCGGAGGTCGTCGTCCCCACCCGGGCGGTCCGTGGGCAGACGATCCGGCTCGACTCTCGCGGGGTGCCCGAGTTCGGGCTGCAGCACGTGGTGCGCGGGACGGTCCAGATGCGTCCGGTCTACGTCGTGCCGCGTCCCGGAGGCGAGGTCGTCGTGGGTGCGACGAGCGAAGAGCGCACAGACCACCGGACACCGGCCGGGAGCGTCTACGCGCTGCTCCGCGACGCCCGTGCTCTCGTCCCGGGCGTGGACGAGCTCGACTTCCGCGAGGTGACGACCGGGCTGCGCCCCGGGACGCCGGACAACGTCCCGATCATCGGCCAGACGGACGTCCCGGGCCTGGCTGTCGCGACAGGTCACTACCGCAACGGGGTGCTGCTCGCACCGTTGACCGCTGCGGCGATCGACGCGCTGCTCTCCGGTGACGACGCGCTCACCAGCGCCCTGCCGGCCGCGCTCGCGTCAGCGGACCCCCGGCGG